One Streptomyces sp. NBC_01237 genomic region harbors:
- a CDS encoding M9 family metallopeptidase codes for MLAACLGVGLLAAPAQSAPARSTTATAAPSDAAAPTAPDPNGPAAASATQPAEDPEHVGVTSLKPADRAPQSASKDALKRDYDDSKAAEPSRRAPSMSAKARLAAKARGLAAPAACNVSDFTSRTGDALVQQVTSTTTACVNTLFGVKGQDGYLAFREAQMVTIADAMRARSAAYPGDSSTGMPQLVLFLRAGYYVQYYDPSTVGSYGPALRTAIQGALDGFFASSHSSDVTDANGETLSEAVILIDSAVQNDRYLSVVKRLLAGYNSSYNSSWYMLNAVNNVYTVTFRGHQVPAFVAAVEADSSLLNALHDFAANHLDLLGTEQSYLASNAGRELGRFLQEASLRGKASPLAASLLKKSSITGPTAALWVGVAEMADYYDRANCSTYGTCDLAARLKTAILPVKHTCSDSIKILAQQISTTDLEASCTSLRNQDAYFHGIARDNGPVADDRNSTIEVVVFDSSTDYQTYAGAIYGIDTNNGGMYLEGDPAVEGNQPRFIAYEAEWVRPEFQIWNLNHEYTHYLDGRFNMHGDFEAGVATPTIWWVEGFAEYVSYSYRKVTYDSAITQAGNHTYTLRTLFDSTYENADQTRVYNWGYLAARYMLQSHRADVDRLLGLYRSGDWNGARTLLTSTIGSRYDADWNTWLTACAAGNCGTLTEPPVDLGPECTASDVRQLAKDCKRSSLSAVTDDYAYLYVYIPAGTAQLKITTAGGTGDADLYYSATGWATTGVYTSRATGTGNEHTLTVQNPKAGAHYISLRAVKGFGGVAVSTRF; via the coding sequence ATGCTGGCAGCCTGTCTGGGAGTAGGGCTGCTCGCGGCCCCGGCCCAGTCCGCGCCGGCGCGTTCCACCACCGCCACCGCCGCACCGTCCGACGCGGCGGCCCCCACCGCCCCGGACCCGAACGGTCCCGCGGCGGCGTCCGCGACCCAGCCCGCCGAGGACCCCGAGCACGTCGGCGTCACATCGCTCAAGCCGGCGGACCGGGCGCCGCAGTCCGCGTCCAAGGACGCGCTCAAGCGCGACTACGACGATTCCAAGGCCGCCGAACCCAGTCGGCGCGCGCCCTCCATGTCCGCCAAGGCCAGACTCGCCGCCAAGGCACGCGGACTCGCCGCTCCCGCGGCGTGCAACGTCAGTGACTTCACCAGCCGTACCGGCGACGCACTGGTCCAGCAGGTGACCTCGACCACCACCGCATGCGTCAACACGCTGTTCGGTGTCAAGGGCCAGGACGGCTATCTCGCCTTCCGTGAGGCGCAGATGGTCACCATCGCCGATGCCATGCGCGCTCGCTCGGCGGCCTATCCCGGCGACAGCAGCACCGGGATGCCGCAGTTGGTCCTCTTCCTCCGGGCCGGCTACTACGTGCAGTACTACGACCCGTCGACGGTCGGCAGCTACGGTCCGGCGCTCCGTACCGCGATTCAGGGCGCCCTGGACGGCTTCTTCGCCTCCTCGCACTCCTCGGACGTCACCGACGCGAACGGTGAGACCCTGTCCGAAGCGGTCATCCTGATCGACAGTGCCGTGCAGAACGACCGCTATCTGAGTGTTGTCAAGCGTCTGCTCGCGGGCTACAACTCCTCCTACAACAGCTCCTGGTACATGCTCAACGCCGTCAACAACGTGTACACGGTGACCTTCCGCGGACATCAGGTGCCCGCGTTCGTCGCCGCTGTCGAGGCGGATTCCAGCCTGCTGAACGCGTTGCACGACTTCGCGGCGAACCACCTGGACCTCCTGGGCACCGAGCAGTCCTACCTGGCCTCCAACGCCGGCCGTGAGCTGGGCCGCTTCCTCCAGGAGGCGTCTCTGCGGGGCAAGGCGAGCCCGCTGGCCGCCTCACTGCTGAAGAAGAGCTCCATCACCGGACCCACCGCCGCGCTCTGGGTCGGTGTGGCGGAGATGGCGGACTACTACGACCGGGCCAACTGCTCCACCTACGGCACCTGTGACCTCGCCGCCCGCCTCAAGACCGCCATTCTGCCGGTCAAGCACACCTGTAGTGACAGCATCAAGATCCTGGCCCAGCAGATATCCACCACCGACCTGGAAGCCAGCTGTACCAGCCTGCGCAACCAGGACGCGTACTTCCACGGCATCGCACGGGACAACGGGCCGGTCGCCGACGACCGCAACAGCACCATCGAGGTCGTGGTCTTCGACTCCAGCACCGACTACCAGACCTATGCCGGCGCGATCTACGGAATCGACACGAACAACGGCGGGATGTACCTGGAGGGCGACCCGGCGGTGGAGGGCAACCAGCCCCGGTTCATCGCCTACGAGGCGGAGTGGGTCCGCCCGGAGTTCCAGATCTGGAACCTGAACCACGAGTACACGCACTACCTCGACGGCCGGTTCAACATGCACGGTGACTTCGAGGCCGGAGTCGCGACGCCGACCATCTGGTGGGTGGAGGGCTTCGCGGAGTACGTCTCCTACTCGTACCGCAAGGTCACCTATGACAGTGCGATCACGCAGGCGGGGAACCACACCTACACCCTGCGCACGCTGTTCGACAGCACCTACGAGAACGCGGACCAGACCCGGGTCTACAACTGGGGCTATCTGGCCGCCCGCTACATGCTCCAGTCGCACCGCGCGGATGTCGACCGGCTGCTGGGTCTCTACCGCAGCGGCGACTGGAACGGCGCCCGCACACTGCTCACCTCGACCATCGGCAGCCGGTACGACGCCGACTGGAACACCTGGCTGACGGCCTGCGCCGCCGGTAACTGCGGCACCCTCACCGAGCCCCCGGTGGACCTCGGACCCGAGTGCACCGCCAGTGACGTCAGGCAGCTGGCGAAGGACTGCAAGCGCAGCAGCCTGTCGGCCGTCACGGATGACTACGCCTACCTCTACGTCTACATCCCGGCCGGCACCGCGCAGCTGAAGATCACGACGGCGGGAGGCACCGGCGACGCCGACCTCTACTACAGCGCCACCGGTTGGGCGACGACCGGTGTCTACACCAGCCGGGCCACCGGCACCGGCAACGAGCACACCCTGACCGTCCAGAACCCGAAGGCCGGTGCGCACTACATCAGCCTGCGCGCGGTCAAGGGGTTCGGTGGAGTCGCCGTCTCGACGCGCTTCTGA
- a CDS encoding VOC family protein, protein MACRISELVLGCHDPEALARFWCEVLDFVVLDREDGEMVEIGPREGFGGPQPTIILSRRDEPEKGKSRLHIDVNATDRDQDAELERLLKLGARPADIGQTGEEQWHVLTDPEGNEFCLLKARLNPL, encoded by the coding sequence ATGGCATGTCGTATCAGTGAGCTCGTGCTCGGTTGCCACGACCCCGAGGCGCTGGCGCGGTTCTGGTGCGAGGTTCTGGACTTCGTCGTGCTCGATCGCGAGGACGGCGAGATGGTGGAGATCGGACCGCGCGAGGGGTTCGGTGGTCCGCAGCCGACGATCATTCTCAGTCGCCGGGACGAGCCGGAGAAGGGGAAGTCGCGGCTGCACATCGACGTCAACGCCACTGATCGCGATCAGGACGCCGAGCTCGAACGCCTGCTGAAGCTCGGTGCGCGCCCGGCCGACATCGGCCAGACGGGGGAGGAGCAGTGGCACGTCCTGACCGACCCCGAAGGCAATGAGTTCTGCCTGCTCAAGGCCCGGCTCAACCCGCTCTGA
- a CDS encoding GntR family transcriptional regulator — translation MTRLSSLNTISAQEHLRDRVAHALRAALIAGDLRPGTIYSAPALASEFGVSATPVREAMLDLAREGLVEAVRNKGFRITELTDQDLDDFTELRAMIEVPTVGRIAGLGKSRELEALRPLALEIVHAARRHDILAYLEADRRFHLELLGLAGNRRLVEEVSNLRKRSRLFGLNRLAETGQLIASAEEHIELLDLIVAGDAKRAEACMLAHMSHVRSLWADGGEVGEGEGAERITHRRVGQGTAGA, via the coding sequence ATGACCCGCCTCTCATCCCTCAACACCATCTCGGCCCAGGAGCATCTGAGGGACCGGGTGGCCCATGCCCTGAGGGCGGCACTGATAGCCGGTGACCTGCGTCCGGGCACGATCTACTCCGCACCCGCACTCGCCTCGGAGTTCGGAGTCTCCGCGACCCCGGTACGTGAGGCCATGCTCGACCTGGCCCGGGAGGGCCTCGTCGAGGCCGTACGCAACAAGGGTTTTCGGATCACCGAGTTGACCGACCAGGACCTCGACGACTTCACCGAACTCAGGGCGATGATCGAGGTGCCCACCGTCGGCAGGATCGCCGGGCTCGGCAAGTCCCGGGAGCTGGAGGCCCTGCGGCCCCTGGCGCTGGAGATCGTCCACGCGGCACGCCGGCACGACATCCTGGCCTACCTGGAGGCCGACCGGCGCTTCCACCTTGAGCTGCTCGGCCTGGCCGGGAACCGGCGGCTGGTCGAAGAGGTCAGCAATCTGCGTAAGCGCTCACGGCTCTTCGGTCTCAACAGGCTCGCGGAGACGGGCCAGTTGATCGCATCGGCCGAGGAGCACATCGAACTGCTCGACCTGATCGTCGCGGGTGACGCGAAGCGCGCCGAGGCGTGCATGCTCGCTCATATGTCACATGTCCGGTCGCTCTGGGCCGATGGCGGCGAAGTGGGCGAGGGCGAGGGGGCCGAGCGCATCACTCATCGGCGGGTTGGCCAGGGGACGGCGGGGGCCTGA
- a CDS encoding dihydrodipicolinate synthase family protein — protein MQTNDTPTSPRTRPWRGVMVATPLPLKEDRSVDFDAFAEHVARLVEAGCDGVVPNGSLGEYQTLTDDERDRLVRVAVAAAGDGARVMPGVSAYGSDESRRWAEQAADAGAGSVLLLPPNGYRCDDTAIRAHYAAVAQAGLPVVAYNNPYDTKVDLTPQLLARLHQEGSIVAVKEFSGDVRRAYEIAEEAPGLDVLIGADDVLLELALAGAVGWIAGCPNMLPASCVTLYRSAVAGDLSTALPLYRQLHPLLRWDSKPEFVQAIKASMDVVGWHGGPCRPPRFPLPDASSAAVRAATEKALAEGLN, from the coding sequence ATGCAGACGAACGACACCCCGACCTCCCCCCGAACCCGTCCGTGGCGCGGTGTCATGGTCGCCACGCCGCTGCCGCTGAAGGAGGACCGTTCCGTCGACTTCGACGCGTTCGCCGAACACGTCGCCCGCCTCGTCGAGGCAGGGTGCGACGGGGTGGTGCCCAACGGTTCGCTGGGGGAGTACCAGACGCTCACCGACGACGAACGCGACCGGCTGGTACGGGTGGCCGTGGCGGCGGCGGGCGACGGTGCCCGCGTCATGCCCGGAGTCTCCGCCTACGGCAGCGACGAGTCACGGCGCTGGGCCGAGCAGGCCGCCGACGCGGGCGCGGGCTCGGTTCTGCTCCTGCCTCCCAACGGCTACCGCTGTGACGACACCGCGATCCGTGCCCACTACGCGGCGGTCGCTCAGGCCGGGCTGCCGGTCGTCGCCTACAACAACCCGTACGACACCAAGGTGGATCTCACCCCCCAGCTGCTGGCCCGTCTCCATCAGGAGGGCAGCATCGTGGCGGTCAAGGAGTTCAGCGGTGATGTGCGTCGCGCGTACGAGATCGCCGAGGAGGCCCCCGGTCTCGATGTCCTCATCGGTGCGGACGACGTCCTGCTCGAACTGGCGCTGGCCGGAGCCGTCGGCTGGATCGCGGGCTGCCCCAACATGCTTCCCGCGAGCTGTGTCACGTTGTACCGCTCCGCCGTGGCCGGCGACCTGAGCACCGCGCTGCCGCTCTACCGGCAGCTGCACCCGCTGCTGCGATGGGACTCCAAGCCGGAGTTCGTCCAGGCGATCAAGGCGTCGATGGACGTGGTCGGGTGGCACGGCGGCCCTTGCAGGCCGCCGCGGTTCCCGCTGCCCGACGCCTCCTCCGCCGCCGTGCGGGCAGCCACCGAGAAGGCGCTGGCCGAGGGCCTGAACTGA
- a CDS encoding ribonuclease, translated as MRIPPRITMLGGTAALLSVLFASGSVTASAATPLSPTAPLSSSAVSTPLAASFASPFTVASVGSICYSDLPSQAHDTLDLIDAGGPFPYDQDGTVFQNREGVLPSRSTGYYHEYTVITPGSPNRGARRIVTGEEVQEDYYTGDHYESFDLVDHDC; from the coding sequence ATGCGAATCCCCCCACGGATCACCATGCTCGGCGGCACCGCCGCCCTCCTGTCCGTCCTCTTCGCCTCGGGTTCGGTGACGGCGAGCGCCGCCACCCCCCTCTCCCCCACTGCCCCGCTCTCCAGCTCCGCGGTCTCCACCCCTCTCGCCGCCTCCTTCGCCTCTCCCTTCACCGTCGCCTCGGTCGGGAGCATCTGCTACTCGGACCTGCCGTCCCAGGCGCACGACACCCTCGACCTCATCGACGCGGGCGGCCCGTTCCCGTACGACCAGGACGGCACCGTCTTCCAGAACCGCGAAGGCGTCCTGCCGAGCCGGAGCACCGGGTACTACCACGAGTACACGGTCATCACCCCCGGCTCCCCGAACCGTGGCGCGCGGCGGATCGTGACCGGTGAGGAAGTCCAGGAGGACTACTACACCGGCGACCACTACGAGTCCTTCGACCTGGTCGACCACGACTGCTGA